One part of the Sorangiineae bacterium MSr11954 genome encodes these proteins:
- a CDS encoding penicillin-insensitive murein endopeptidase codes for MTSRRPGHLSGAARAAPLTFATRAAPSTFATYAALALLAALVLLGSLGCGRAPSPLYPALEGSIGMPHRGVLTGAVEIPAKGHGYEFLRDNGRHYATKRFASAMLRAVARVEKERPGAVLVFGDLSRSTGGQILPHFSHRSGRDADLLLYATTLGGAPVRTPGFIHYGADGLAYDKKRNRFLRFDVARQWVLFKALLEDPDAHIQWIFVHRYIRARILEWARAIGEPAELVGRAFEVMGEPHPGGPHDDHAHIRTACTLEETFQGCEPFGPIRPWLVPRDTGRPLAPSPSPVSDADLIAELTR; via the coding sequence GTGACCTCTCGCCGCCCTGGCCATCTCTCGGGCGCCGCGCGGGCCGCGCCTCTCACGTTTGCCACGCGGGCCGCGCCCTCCACGTTCGCGACGTATGCCGCGCTGGCCCTGTTGGCCGCGCTCGTTCTTCTCGGCTCTCTCGGCTGCGGCCGCGCACCCTCGCCGCTCTATCCGGCGCTCGAAGGGAGCATCGGCATGCCCCACCGCGGCGTGCTCACGGGCGCGGTGGAGATCCCCGCCAAAGGCCACGGCTACGAGTTCCTGCGCGACAACGGCCGCCACTACGCCACCAAGCGCTTCGCCTCGGCCATGCTCCGCGCGGTCGCGCGCGTGGAGAAGGAGCGGCCGGGCGCCGTCTTGGTGTTCGGCGATCTGTCGAGGTCCACCGGCGGGCAGATCCTGCCGCACTTCTCCCACCGCAGCGGGCGAGACGCCGATCTTCTGCTCTACGCCACCACCTTGGGCGGAGCCCCCGTACGCACGCCGGGCTTCATCCACTACGGCGCCGACGGCCTGGCCTACGACAAAAAGCGAAACCGCTTCTTGCGCTTCGACGTCGCCCGGCAATGGGTCCTCTTCAAGGCGCTGCTCGAAGATCCGGACGCGCACATTCAATGGATCTTCGTCCACCGCTACATCCGGGCGCGCATCCTGGAGTGGGCGCGCGCCATCGGCGAGCCGGCGGAGCTCGTGGGCCGCGCCTTCGAGGTGATGGGCGAGCCCCACCCGGGCGGCCCGCACGACGATCACGCGCACATCCGCACGGCGTGCACCCTCGAGGAGACCTTCCAAGGCTGCGAGCCCTTTGGCCCCATCCGCCCCTGGCTGGTGCCCAGGGACACCGGAAGACCACTCGCACCCAGCCCCAGCCCCGTCAGCGATGCCGACCTGATCGCCGAGCTCACCCGATGA
- the thrC gene encoding threonine synthase — MTQQAYRAHFRCFSGCSGTYPTTQPLYRCPTCDGLLEVHHDIDALRNRSAQEWRDLFDARYRGHEFPYGSGVWGKREWIAPEVPDDFIVSTYEGATNLFHARRLGAEIGIPELWVKQCGNAHTGSFKDLGMTVLVSIVRWAHHIGALKSPVIACASTGDTSASLAAYGAIAGLPVVVLLPRGLVSAAQLVQPLAHGATVLALETDFDGCMAVIRELASRGLIYLANSMNPLRIEGQKTVGIELTQQLEWSVPDWVILPSGNLGNAAALHAGFRMMVDLGLTDRMPRLCVAQAENANPMYRAFLANSETVSPIAAKKSHASAIQIGNPVSAPRAMAALRAMNGVVEQASEDELADACARADRTGLYTDPHTGVALACTFKLRDRGVLTANDRVVVVSTANALKFTEFKLGYHEKTLADVRPQRANLPITLPADVERIAKTIQELSAR; from the coding sequence ATGACCCAACAAGCCTACCGAGCCCACTTCCGCTGTTTCTCCGGGTGCTCCGGCACCTACCCCACCACCCAACCGCTCTACCGCTGCCCCACGTGCGACGGGTTGCTCGAGGTCCACCACGACATCGATGCCTTGCGCAACCGCAGCGCGCAGGAGTGGCGCGACCTCTTCGACGCGCGCTACCGCGGTCACGAGTTTCCATATGGCTCGGGCGTGTGGGGCAAGCGGGAGTGGATCGCGCCCGAGGTGCCCGACGACTTCATCGTGTCCACCTACGAGGGGGCGACCAACCTCTTTCACGCGCGCCGTTTGGGCGCAGAGATCGGCATCCCCGAGCTGTGGGTGAAGCAGTGCGGAAATGCGCACACCGGGTCGTTCAAGGACCTGGGCATGACGGTGCTCGTGAGCATCGTGCGCTGGGCGCACCACATCGGGGCGCTGAAATCGCCGGTGATTGCGTGCGCGAGCACGGGCGACACCTCCGCGTCGTTGGCCGCGTACGGCGCCATCGCGGGGCTGCCGGTGGTGGTGCTCTTGCCGCGCGGGCTGGTCTCCGCCGCGCAGCTGGTGCAGCCGCTCGCGCACGGGGCCACGGTGCTCGCGCTGGAGACGGACTTCGACGGCTGCATGGCCGTCATCCGGGAGCTGGCGAGCCGGGGCCTCATCTACCTGGCAAACTCGATGAACCCGCTCCGGATCGAGGGACAAAAGACGGTGGGCATCGAGCTGACGCAGCAGCTCGAGTGGAGCGTGCCCGATTGGGTCATTCTGCCGAGCGGCAACCTGGGGAACGCGGCCGCCCTCCACGCGGGCTTCCGGATGATGGTCGATCTCGGCCTCACCGACCGCATGCCGCGGCTGTGCGTGGCGCAAGCCGAGAACGCGAACCCGATGTACCGCGCCTTTTTGGCCAACTCCGAGACCGTCTCCCCGATTGCCGCGAAGAAGAGCCACGCGAGCGCCATTCAAATCGGCAACCCCGTGAGCGCGCCCCGCGCCATGGCCGCCTTGCGCGCCATGAATGGTGTGGTCGAACAAGCCAGCGAGGACGAGCTGGCGGATGCCTGCGCCCGGGCGGATCGCACGGGTCTCTATACGGATCCGCACACGGGGGTGGCCCTGGCGTGCACCTTCAAGCTACGCGACCGCGGCGTTCTGACCGCAAACGACCGAGTCGTGGTGGTCTCGACGGCCAATGCGCTCAAGTTCACGGAGTTCAAGCTCGGCTACCACGAGAAGACGCTGGCCGACGTCCGCCCGCAGCGCGCGAACCTGCCGATCACCTTGCCGGCCGACGTCGAGCGCATCGCAAAGACGATTCAAGAATTGTCGGCGCGCTAG
- a CDS encoding 1-acyl-sn-glycerol-3-phosphate acyltransferase, whose amino-acid sequence MSDRPLVAYEPNAVLGWLYHRFFEHIQVDEAWAAAVREADRRGTVVYVLRNLSFLDFLALDHLIKRLHLPQVRFANDLGLWVLEPMGRGWLSAIGRTGARKDEDDAQDLRRVIRDGSSAALFLKRPPSLLGPSLSRGSGRGRIEGDTYVRTLFEMQRQTERPILLVPQVFVWSKQPDAAQRNLVDTLLGPREWPGKVRTVAQFLANYRNVTLRAGEPVDVKAFLASEQSENGHAASDDVLVRRITYTLLRRLERERRAVIGPTKKPADRMREEVVRSPKLKKVIYDMAGQGEAERQVLTFRAMSLLREMEADLDMGTIAALDVTVEQLVLRMFGGLEVDQPGIERLRKAMRDGTVVLLPSHKSHIDYIVLAYVLYSHHLQLPIIAAGENLNFFPIGPVLRRAGAFFIRRNFKGDRLYSAVVDAYIRRLIIDGFSLEFFIEGGRSRSGKLLPPKLGLLSLAVDAALGVRPRPIFFCPISIGYERVPEEKSYVHELSGGEKQKEDMRGLLGSLDILVQRFGRISVQFGEPLSLETVLREDEEHHRHKGNGGNGSNGGPPSTRGNGGALSPARRRGIVTRLAYRVMNEINRVTAVTAGSLVATALLTHDKRGMSQPELIEGCRRLARILHSFGARFSAQLEPSHDKEPISEEAIREACALFVRAGHVTVRLPGRDVHPDEQVGLARHGSDTIFVVPDDARLSLDLAKNIVVHFFVSRAMVATALLGGPPSREGLKQRVLSLSKLFKYEFQFRADATFDQIFDETLAEMIADGELASEGTFVRFGSEEGRRRVMLYKSVVKNFVEGYRVAARGLTALLKTSLAPKDLTRRAIAIGERLYLAGEIERREAISAPLMENAFASFVDQGYLTRVDGKLKLAESYATADAVRTVEARIAGFLES is encoded by the coding sequence TTGAGTGATCGCCCGCTGGTTGCCTACGAGCCCAACGCCGTACTGGGCTGGCTGTACCACCGCTTCTTCGAGCACATCCAAGTGGACGAAGCGTGGGCGGCAGCGGTGCGCGAAGCCGATCGGCGCGGCACGGTCGTTTACGTGCTGCGCAACCTGTCCTTCTTGGACTTCCTCGCGCTCGATCATCTCATCAAGCGGCTGCACCTCCCCCAGGTTCGCTTCGCCAACGATCTCGGGCTCTGGGTGCTCGAGCCCATGGGCCGCGGCTGGCTCAGCGCCATCGGCCGCACCGGCGCCCGCAAAGACGAGGACGACGCGCAAGATCTCCGGCGCGTGATCCGCGACGGCTCCTCGGCGGCCCTCTTCCTCAAGCGCCCCCCGTCGCTCCTCGGCCCCTCGCTCTCGCGAGGCAGCGGCCGCGGGCGCATCGAAGGCGACACGTACGTGCGCACGCTCTTCGAGATGCAGCGCCAGACCGAGCGCCCCATCCTGCTCGTCCCGCAGGTCTTCGTCTGGTCGAAGCAGCCCGACGCCGCCCAGCGCAACCTGGTCGACACCCTCCTCGGCCCCCGCGAGTGGCCGGGCAAGGTCCGCACGGTCGCGCAGTTCTTGGCCAACTACCGCAACGTCACCTTGCGCGCGGGCGAGCCGGTCGACGTCAAGGCGTTCCTCGCCAGCGAGCAATCGGAGAACGGACATGCGGCCTCCGACGACGTGCTCGTTCGCCGCATCACGTACACCTTGCTCCGCCGCCTCGAGCGCGAGCGGCGCGCGGTCATCGGCCCCACCAAGAAGCCGGCCGATCGCATGCGCGAAGAGGTGGTGCGCAGCCCCAAGCTGAAAAAGGTCATCTACGACATGGCCGGCCAGGGCGAGGCCGAGCGGCAGGTGCTCACCTTCCGCGCCATGTCCCTTTTGCGCGAGATGGAGGCCGACCTCGACATGGGGACCATCGCCGCCCTCGACGTCACCGTCGAGCAGCTGGTGCTCCGCATGTTCGGCGGGCTCGAGGTGGATCAACCGGGCATCGAGCGCCTGCGCAAGGCCATGCGCGACGGCACGGTGGTCCTTTTGCCCAGCCACAAGTCGCATATCGATTACATCGTATTGGCGTACGTCCTCTATTCGCATCACCTGCAGCTGCCCATCATCGCGGCCGGCGAGAACCTCAACTTCTTCCCCATCGGCCCCGTCCTCCGCCGCGCGGGCGCCTTCTTCATCCGCCGCAACTTCAAGGGCGATCGCCTCTACAGCGCGGTGGTCGACGCGTACATCCGCCGCTTGATCATCGACGGCTTCTCCCTCGAGTTCTTCATCGAGGGCGGCCGCTCCCGCAGCGGGAAGCTCCTGCCGCCCAAGCTCGGCCTCCTCTCGTTGGCCGTCGACGCCGCCCTCGGCGTGCGCCCCCGGCCCATCTTCTTCTGCCCCATCTCCATCGGCTACGAGCGCGTCCCCGAAGAGAAGTCGTACGTGCACGAGCTCTCGGGCGGCGAGAAGCAAAAAGAGGACATGCGCGGCCTGCTCGGATCGCTCGACATCCTGGTGCAGCGCTTCGGGCGCATCAGCGTGCAGTTCGGCGAGCCGCTCTCCCTCGAGACGGTGCTCCGCGAGGACGAAGAGCACCACCGCCACAAAGGAAATGGCGGCAACGGCAGCAACGGCGGCCCGCCGTCCACCCGCGGCAACGGCGGCGCCCTCAGCCCCGCGCGCCGCCGCGGCATCGTCACGCGCCTCGCTTACCGCGTGATGAACGAGATCAACCGGGTGACCGCGGTCACCGCCGGCTCCTTGGTCGCCACCGCCCTCCTCACGCACGACAAGCGCGGCATGTCGCAGCCGGAGCTCATCGAGGGGTGCCGCCGCCTAGCGCGCATCCTGCACAGCTTCGGCGCGCGCTTCTCGGCCCAGCTCGAGCCCTCGCACGACAAAGAGCCCATCTCGGAGGAGGCCATCCGCGAAGCGTGCGCGCTCTTCGTCCGCGCCGGCCATGTCACCGTGCGCCTCCCGGGGCGCGACGTGCACCCCGACGAGCAAGTGGGCCTCGCCCGCCACGGCAGCGACACCATCTTCGTGGTCCCGGACGACGCGCGCCTCTCCCTCGATCTGGCGAAGAACATCGTGGTCCACTTCTTCGTCTCGCGCGCCATGGTGGCCACCGCGCTCTTGGGCGGACCGCCCAGCCGCGAGGGGCTCAAGCAGCGCGTCCTGTCGCTCTCGAAGCTGTTCAAGTACGAGTTCCAGTTCCGCGCGGACGCCACCTTCGACCAGATCTTCGATGAAACGTTGGCCGAAATGATCGCGGACGGCGAGCTGGCCAGCGAGGGCACCTTCGTGCGCTTCGGCAGCGAAGAAGGGCGCAGGCGGGTGATGCTCTACAAGAGCGTCGTGAAAAATTTCGTCGAGGGCTACCGGGTCGCCGCCCGCGGCCTCACGGCGCTGCTCAAGACGTCGCTCGCGCCCAAGGATCTCACCCGCCGCGCCATCGCCATCGGCGAGCGGCTCTACCTCGCGGGCGAGATCGAGCGACGCGAGGCCATCAGCGCGCCGCTCATGGAAAACGCCTTCGCGTCGTTCGTCGACCAGGGGTATCTCACCCGGGTGGACGGGAAACTCAAGCTCGCCGAGTCCTATGCCACGGCCGATGCCGTTCGCACCGTGGAGGCAAGGATCGCCGGCTTCCTCGAGTCGTGA
- a CDS encoding PEGA domain-containing protein produces the protein MERTVRHRRWFGIGALAGALTLVGPAGLGVAHAQQAKPAPAQPQAGAGPTSPAAVAAEAKKNFQAGETKFKAGDFAGALSAFQTSDSLKPTPQGAHYIALSQDKLGQYPEAVAAYERFLSEVPANMKKEGEEATKRVSEIKAMPGKVHVEAAPAAAKITVDGAPTASPAPADLELAPGKHAIHVAADGFVAQDKEVDVTFASKQNVKVELEAAAPPPVAAPVPAAEPPPPAAPETPPPAPRSKVPAFVTGGVALAAAGVGTVFGIMALSDKSDFDKNPTAAKADDGENHALIADMAIGVAITLGITSAVLFFSADEPAAKAAKAAPNKNVASAPKPVPVTIRPAPIVTTHGGGAGALIRF, from the coding sequence GTGGAACGAACCGTCCGGCATCGGCGATGGTTTGGCATCGGCGCTCTCGCCGGCGCACTCACGCTGGTGGGGCCGGCGGGGCTAGGCGTGGCGCACGCGCAGCAGGCGAAACCGGCTCCCGCGCAGCCGCAAGCCGGCGCAGGGCCGACCAGCCCGGCCGCCGTCGCCGCCGAGGCGAAGAAAAATTTCCAGGCGGGCGAGACGAAGTTCAAGGCGGGCGACTTTGCGGGCGCGCTGAGCGCGTTCCAGACGTCCGACTCGCTCAAGCCGACGCCGCAGGGCGCGCACTACATCGCGCTATCGCAGGACAAGTTGGGCCAGTATCCGGAGGCGGTGGCGGCGTACGAGCGCTTCCTGTCGGAGGTGCCGGCCAACATGAAGAAGGAAGGCGAGGAGGCCACCAAGCGCGTCTCCGAAATCAAGGCGATGCCGGGCAAGGTGCACGTGGAGGCCGCGCCGGCAGCCGCCAAGATCACGGTGGACGGCGCGCCCACGGCCTCGCCCGCGCCGGCGGATCTGGAGCTCGCGCCCGGCAAGCACGCGATCCATGTCGCGGCCGATGGGTTCGTAGCCCAGGACAAAGAGGTCGACGTGACCTTCGCGTCGAAGCAAAACGTGAAGGTGGAGCTGGAAGCCGCTGCGCCGCCGCCGGTGGCCGCGCCGGTCCCCGCGGCCGAGCCTCCGCCGCCGGCGGCCCCCGAAACGCCGCCCCCGGCGCCGCGCAGCAAGGTCCCCGCCTTCGTTACGGGCGGCGTGGCGCTGGCCGCGGCGGGCGTGGGCACGGTGTTCGGCATCATGGCGCTCAGCGACAAGAGCGACTTCGATAAGAACCCTACGGCCGCCAAGGCGGACGATGGCGAGAACCACGCGCTCATCGCGGACATGGCCATTGGCGTGGCCATCACGTTGGGCATCACCAGCGCCGTTTTGTTCTTCAGCGCCGACGAGCCGGCAGCCAAGGCCGCCAAGGCCGCGCCGAACAAGAACGTGGCTTCGGCGCCCAAGCCGGTGCCCGTCACGATCCGGCCGGCGCCGATCGTCACCACCCACGGCGGCGGCGCTGGCGCGCTGATTCGCTTCTGA
- the mce gene encoding methylmalonyl-CoA epimerase translates to MSFTVKKIDHVAICVADIDEAAAKYREVLGLVPEQREVVESQKTEACLLPLGESNLELISPRGNEGLAKFLEKRGPGLHHVAVEVEGIEQALAFLKGIGVPLIDEAPRRGARGHKVAFVHPRATGGVLVELVEPE, encoded by the coding sequence GTGTCCTTCACCGTCAAGAAAATCGACCATGTGGCCATCTGCGTCGCGGATATCGACGAGGCGGCCGCGAAGTATCGGGAGGTTTTGGGGCTGGTCCCCGAGCAGCGCGAGGTGGTGGAGTCGCAAAAGACGGAAGCCTGCCTCTTGCCCCTCGGGGAGTCGAACCTGGAGCTCATCAGCCCCCGGGGCAACGAGGGCCTGGCGAAGTTCCTCGAGAAGCGCGGGCCGGGGCTGCACCATGTGGCGGTCGAGGTCGAGGGGATCGAGCAGGCGCTGGCCTTTCTCAAGGGGATCGGGGTCCCGCTGATCGATGAGGCACCCCGCCGGGGGGCGCGCGGGCACAAGGTGGCGTTCGTACACCCACGGGCGACAGGTGGCGTACTCGTGGAACTTGTCGAGCCCGAGTAA
- a CDS encoding putative metal-binding motif-containing protein — protein MIALRRFGLAAFTWLCALLVFAGGGCEAIVTADPPGGWSCDGSFDAGTCPEGQRCLNAKCVPCPNGNCTRSTCEEIDADKDGYTLCGKSENGFADRDCDDNDPEVHPNAAPKCNGKDNDCSGKPDDPCPDGSHCASASKECVSENEDCTKKPGSCIPPQTCDPGTKRCFARSSKKLGDGCSATAECEFDKGAFCASKLVLPDDVVRDGGICTQACCTSSQCPTDFVCFGAGTGGNYCVHKGKLGRLTVGGKNGGETCGSGTECRSGICGGNKKCQDTCCHSGQCTNKTKCLVMPLQGNGASVKYVLGCGDPPGEGTGFGNRCEVSCGLLCGNYPLCGEGVCDKEGTTCRAPCCGSAGCGGSSCGNVTANGRGDDVITACTGSRLQPGPKQLGQDCTAATECATNNCLQDLTTTAKYCSDACCTDADCASAGLVCRPYDSGAKRNYLRCQRQITALAQAPSKQ, from the coding sequence ATGATCGCTTTACGCCGCTTCGGTCTTGCTGCGTTCACATGGCTTTGCGCGCTCCTCGTCTTCGCGGGAGGCGGGTGCGAGGCCATCGTCACGGCGGATCCACCCGGCGGCTGGAGCTGCGACGGGAGCTTCGACGCGGGCACCTGCCCCGAGGGTCAGCGCTGTCTCAACGCCAAGTGCGTCCCCTGCCCCAATGGCAACTGCACCCGCAGCACCTGCGAGGAGATCGACGCCGACAAGGACGGCTACACCTTGTGCGGCAAGTCCGAGAACGGCTTCGCCGACCGCGATTGCGACGACAACGATCCCGAGGTGCACCCGAACGCGGCGCCCAAATGCAACGGCAAGGACAACGACTGCAGCGGCAAGCCCGACGACCCTTGCCCCGACGGCTCCCACTGCGCGTCGGCGTCGAAGGAGTGCGTGAGCGAGAACGAGGATTGCACCAAAAAGCCGGGCAGCTGCATCCCACCGCAGACGTGCGATCCGGGCACCAAGCGGTGCTTCGCGCGAAGCTCGAAGAAGCTGGGCGATGGCTGCAGCGCGACGGCGGAGTGCGAGTTCGACAAGGGTGCGTTCTGCGCGTCCAAGCTGGTGCTGCCCGACGATGTGGTCCGCGATGGTGGTATCTGCACGCAGGCGTGCTGCACGTCGAGCCAGTGCCCCACCGACTTCGTGTGCTTCGGCGCGGGCACGGGCGGCAACTACTGCGTGCACAAGGGCAAGCTGGGGCGGCTCACGGTCGGCGGCAAAAACGGCGGTGAGACGTGCGGCTCGGGCACCGAGTGCCGCTCGGGCATCTGCGGCGGCAACAAGAAGTGCCAGGACACGTGCTGCCACAGCGGGCAGTGCACCAACAAGACCAAGTGCCTGGTGATGCCCCTCCAAGGCAACGGCGCGTCCGTCAAATACGTGCTCGGCTGCGGCGACCCGCCGGGAGAGGGTACGGGGTTCGGAAACCGGTGCGAGGTGTCGTGTGGCCTGCTCTGCGGCAATTACCCGCTCTGCGGCGAGGGCGTATGCGACAAGGAAGGTACGACATGCCGTGCGCCTTGTTGTGGCTCGGCGGGGTGCGGAGGCAGCAGCTGCGGGAATGTCACGGCCAACGGACGCGGCGATGACGTGATCACCGCTTGTACGGGCAGCCGGCTTCAACCAGGGCCGAAACAACTCGGTCAGGACTGCACTGCGGCCACGGAGTGCGCTACGAACAACTGCCTGCAAGATCTGACCACCACGGCAAAGTACTGCTCCGACGCCTGCTGCACCGACGCCGATTGCGCGAGCGCCGGCTTGGTCTGCAGACCGTACGACAGCGGTGCCAAGCGCAACTACCTGCGTTGCCAACGGCAGATCACCGCGCTGGCCCAAGCCCCCTCGAAGCAATGA
- the ung gene encoding uracil-DNA glycosylase: MVPASIPKDWSEALSNERNAPWFTELCAFVAEERMRATVYPPEPDVFAALVHTPLDRVKVVLVGQDPYHGPSQAEGLAFSVREGIKPPPSLVNMFKELAADVGCPVPGSGSLVPWAKQGVLLLNTVLTVRAGEANSHKGKGWERLTDAIIRVASARCAPSVFVLWGSHAKKKKALIDGAKHRVLEGVHPSPLSAHTGFFGSRPYSKINGMLSALGREPVDWPLR, from the coding sequence ATGGTGCCCGCGTCAATTCCGAAAGATTGGTCGGAAGCTTTGTCCAACGAACGAAACGCACCTTGGTTCACGGAGCTTTGCGCGTTCGTGGCCGAGGAGCGGATGCGCGCGACGGTGTATCCCCCCGAGCCCGACGTGTTCGCGGCGCTCGTCCACACGCCGCTCGACCGGGTGAAGGTCGTGCTGGTGGGTCAAGATCCGTATCACGGTCCGAGTCAAGCCGAGGGCCTCGCCTTCAGCGTGCGCGAGGGGATCAAGCCGCCGCCCTCGCTGGTGAACATGTTCAAGGAGCTGGCGGCCGACGTGGGCTGCCCCGTGCCCGGCAGCGGCTCGCTGGTGCCCTGGGCGAAGCAAGGCGTGCTGCTGCTCAACACGGTGCTCACCGTGCGCGCGGGCGAGGCGAACTCGCACAAGGGCAAAGGGTGGGAGCGGCTGACCGACGCCATCATCCGCGTGGCGAGCGCGCGGTGCGCGCCCTCGGTGTTCGTGCTCTGGGGCTCGCACGCCAAGAAGAAGAAGGCGCTGATCGATGGGGCGAAGCACCGCGTGCTCGAGGGGGTGCATCCCTCGCCGCTCTCGGCGCACACGGGGTTCTTCGGGAGCCGTCCCTACTCGAAGATCAACGGCATGCTCTCGGCGCTCGGGCGCGAGCCCGTGGATTGGCCGCTCCGCTGA
- a CDS encoding tetratricopeptide repeat protein, producing MVLASTPAVAFAQRKGTRVPTPPRAGATPPASTGAASGSSGAAGTSGTAGNTGTTGNDSTAQVPDPETAAKAQQHFQHARELYQQGSYTEAIGELEAAHKLDPAAKDLVYNLIVVNEKLGRIDAALEHMQTYKSMNLDTAERARAETVTRRLEGAKRELEAQRPKPPPPEKQIVERRVTVTKKVEYGRIDALTITSAAVAVAGIGVGTFFGLKAMNDRPSKDFTTGRDGTYDDLTRRADDAHKQAIFADIGFAVGAVGAVATLVLYFARTKTPKDSEITVSGGTTSFRLSF from the coding sequence GTGGTTCTTGCCAGCACCCCGGCCGTGGCGTTCGCGCAACGCAAGGGCACTCGGGTCCCCACCCCGCCCCGCGCGGGAGCGACCCCGCCCGCATCGACCGGAGCTGCCAGCGGATCCTCGGGCGCGGCGGGGACTTCAGGGACGGCGGGAAATACGGGAACGACCGGAAATGACAGCACGGCGCAGGTCCCGGATCCGGAAACGGCAGCCAAGGCGCAGCAGCATTTCCAGCACGCGCGGGAGCTCTACCAGCAGGGTAGCTATACCGAGGCCATCGGTGAGCTGGAGGCGGCCCACAAGCTCGATCCGGCGGCGAAGGATCTCGTCTACAACCTGATTGTCGTCAACGAGAAGCTCGGACGGATCGACGCGGCGCTCGAGCACATGCAAACGTACAAGTCCATGAATCTCGACACCGCCGAGCGCGCGCGCGCCGAGACGGTGACGCGCCGGTTGGAGGGCGCCAAGCGCGAGCTCGAGGCGCAACGCCCCAAACCGCCGCCGCCCGAGAAGCAAATCGTCGAGCGCCGGGTGACGGTGACGAAGAAGGTGGAGTACGGGCGCATCGATGCGCTGACCATCACATCGGCCGCGGTGGCGGTGGCCGGGATCGGGGTCGGCACGTTCTTCGGGCTCAAGGCGATGAACGATCGCCCGAGCAAAGACTTTACGACCGGCCGAGATGGCACGTACGACGATCTGACCCGCCGCGCCGACGACGCGCACAAGCAGGCCATCTTCGCCGACATTGGCTTCGCCGTTGGCGCCGTAGGCGCCGTGGCCACATTGGTTCTTTATTTCGCGCGTACCAAGACCCCCAAGGACAGCGAGATCACGGTCTCCGGGGGAACTACCTCTTTCCGTCTGTCGTTCTGA
- a CDS encoding site-specific DNA-methyltransferase: MIACETSAPVLLVHGDAIDIGDHVASGSADLAYLDPPFTVGMTFRARATEGAPSRESGEVAYHDRWDSLDAYLAWLEARLDRVREALSLQGTLWLHLDQRAVHEAKVACDRVFGRAGFLGEIIWVPGNGSKKRRGPGMSHQTILLYTRGKDFVWNTSDPALRAPFAPTSLSMHFTRTDEDGRFFRERTLGGKTYRYYADQGRAIGSVWSDCPAMVANTPLRKESTGYPTQKPLKLLDRIVRASSNPGSLVLDPFCGSGTTLHAAVALGRRAIGFDVGELAIATTRQRLADANIDVSFADGRRHG, from the coding sequence ATGATCGCCTGCGAGACCTCGGCCCCCGTGCTGCTGGTGCACGGGGACGCCATCGACATCGGAGACCACGTCGCGTCCGGGAGCGCCGACCTCGCCTACCTCGATCCACCGTTCACCGTCGGCATGACCTTCCGCGCGCGCGCCACCGAAGGGGCACCGAGCCGCGAGTCGGGCGAGGTCGCCTACCACGACCGCTGGGACTCGCTGGACGCCTACCTCGCGTGGCTCGAGGCGCGGCTCGATCGGGTGCGCGAGGCCCTCTCGCTCCAGGGCACCTTGTGGCTCCACTTGGACCAGCGCGCGGTGCACGAGGCCAAGGTCGCGTGCGATCGCGTCTTCGGCCGCGCCGGGTTTTTGGGGGAGATCATCTGGGTCCCCGGAAACGGAAGCAAAAAGCGGCGCGGCCCCGGCATGAGCCACCAGACGATCCTGCTCTACACCCGCGGCAAGGACTTCGTCTGGAACACGAGCGACCCCGCGCTGCGCGCGCCCTTCGCCCCCACGAGCCTTTCCATGCATTTTACACGCACTGACGAAGACGGCCGTTTTTTCCGCGAGCGCACCTTGGGCGGCAAGACCTACCGCTACTACGCGGACCAAGGCCGCGCCATCGGCAGCGTGTGGAGCGACTGCCCCGCCATGGTGGCCAACACCCCGCTCCGCAAAGAGAGCACGGGCTACCCCACGCAAAAGCCGCTGAAGCTCCTCGACCGCATCGTGCGGGCGTCGAGCAACCCGGGCTCCTTGGTGCTCGATCCCTTCTGCGGCTCCGGCACCACCTTGCACGCGGCCGTCGCGCTGGGCCGGCGCGCCATCGGCTTCGACGTCGGCGAGCTGGCCATCGCCACCACGCGCCAGAGGCTCGCGGACGCGAACATCGACGTCTCCTTCGCCGACGGGCGCCGCCATGGCTGA